The genomic segment ATTAAATTTAATCTTTCGGCGCTCAATACTTCAACCTTAAGCAAGGTTGGCACCCAAAATGTCGATGATCCATCGATGTATGGCGTATGCATTACGTATGTGAGTCCGGGTACAACTTCAACTAGTTACTTTACCGCCGATATCAATATAGGAAATCCGGCTGTAGCCAATCAATCCAATACGAGAAGAAGCGCTGCGGGACATGAATTAGGCCATGCGCTCGGTCTCGGTCATACTCCTCTCCTTGTAAAGGCTATTATGAACTCAAGCAGAGATCGCGAGACCATCTACACACCTCAAACCGATGATAAAAACGGCCTAAATGCGCTGTACCCACTATAAAATTAAGGGAGGGTTTAAAATGACCGTAAAATTCAATTTCAGGATGCTCCTGATTGCAGGGTTATGCTTAGCACTTGTGGCTGGGGTGCTGCTATTTACAGCGAAGGAGAAGTATTCGCCCGGCACGTTTCATGTAAACTATTCTCCCGATTATGCCGTAAGCGGGGATGTTGCAGGGTTAGTTCATAATTCCGATTATGTGGTATTCGGCCACTACGAGAAGTTTATAGAAAATTGGGACATGGGGGAAAACCATCTTAGCGAAGTCTATTCGTTTGCGGTGGACGAATCTTTGCTGGGCGATGCCAAAGGCAAGATTAATGTCTCCATTCCGCATACCGTCTTGTTAAAACATACGTTATACGATGTGGACTATGAAGCCGCACTCAATTTGCCCAACTACAGCAAGCCTGATTTTGAAAAAACCTATGTGCTGTTTTTGAAAAAAGCACAGACAAAAGATGTATTCGGCCCGTCTTCCGTACCTTTTCAAGTAGAAGTGGATTCTGCTGGCAACGTTGCATTGAAAGTCAATACAGAAAACAAAGAACTAGCTTTAAAGACTAAACAAAGTGGCACAATCCATTTTCAGACTGAGCAGATCGAACTAGCCCGTATCGATAAAATAACCGGTTTAACGAAGGAAGGATTATTTGCAGAAATCAAAGCACAAGTCGCCGCTAAGGCGGGAAGCAAGTAGAGGCCGGTGTTGCATAAAAGCCCTTCACTTACTCGTTTTTTGCGAGTGTGCGGGGCTTATTTTAGTTGACATGTAGATTAACTATAGCGTAATCTAAACACAGATTAAATCATCGTTTTAAACAATGTTTGAATTTTGATTTTAAGGAGGAGACCATGACAAAAGAAAAAATTTTCGAAATCGCTATAGCACTTATCAAGTCGGAGGGCATCAAAGGAATTACTACGCGCAAAATAGCCGACCTAGCGGGCACCAATGTCGCGTCTGTCAATTATCATTTTGGTTCAAAGGATAAATTAATCAACGAAGTATTAAAAAGGCATCTTGCGTCATTTCATGTTACTTTCAATCTGTTGGATGATACGGAGGTTCCTCCGCTTGAACGACTAAAAAAATTTTTGCTGGCGTATTCGTCATTATTGCTGGCACACCCAGAACTAGCTAAAAGCCTCCTTTCCCAAGAGCAGCTATTTGAATCACACAATCAATTTATGGAGTTCATGAAAAGCCAGGGTATTGAGAAGCTAATCCGTACTGTAAGCGAGATCGTTGGACTAACCGACCAGGAGAGAATTATGCCCATCATAATTCAGATGTTTGCGGCAATTTTCTTCCCAACCGTTATAAAAAGCAATGCCAATCCAACGTTAACCGCAGCTATGATAAAGACAGAGCAGTCCATCGAGCAGCAAGTTGATTTATTTTTGGAGTTTTACTTTTACAAATTTAGAGGCAAGGAATCATGAATTTTTTCAGAAGACATTGGTATAACGTCGGGTTAGTTGTTGCGCTTGCTTCGATCGTTTATTTGATTTTTGCTTGGAATGGCATGGGAATTTTGCAAAAGGTAATATTCATGAATTTTATCGTTATTTTACTCCATCAATTTGAGGAATATGGTTGGCCTGGCGGTGAACCCGCGATTCTGAACCTGGTATTAAAATCCAGCCCAACGCCAAGCTATTATCCTCTAAATCAAAATACGGCAATGGTTACAAATGTTCTGGTTAGCTACGTGTTCTATTTGCTGCCCCTCTTTT from the Paenibacillus sp. BIHB 4019 genome contains:
- a CDS encoding M57 family metalloprotease gives rise to the protein MRKKSLLTAMPFILLALLFTSTAFAYTFTGHKWPKSANNSYNVYVKYATANTAYKAAFDSAAADWNSAQSKIKFNLSALNTSTLSKVGTQNVDDPSMYGVCITYVSPGTTSTSYFTADINIGNPAVANQSNTRRSAAGHELGHALGLGHTPLLVKAIMNSSRDRETIYTPQTDDKNGLNALYPL
- a CDS encoding TetR/AcrR family transcriptional regulator; translation: MTKEKIFEIAIALIKSEGIKGITTRKIADLAGTNVASVNYHFGSKDKLINEVLKRHLASFHVTFNLLDDTEVPPLERLKKFLLAYSSLLLAHPELAKSLLSQEQLFESHNQFMEFMKSQGIEKLIRTVSEIVGLTDQERIMPIIIQMFAAIFFPTVIKSNANPTLTAAMIKTEQSIEQQVDLFLEFYFYKFRGKES